A genome region from Hymenobacter tibetensis includes the following:
- a CDS encoding helix-turn-helix domain-containing protein, with the protein MGRQKQFFRLSAAEQQELQHYLQQEQLVRRQVNRAQTLLDWHAGYSAAETAQRLAMTEGRVYALRRAYQRQGLTSFLNTHPQGGAPTKLTPTVEAALLALLSRRTSDPARHWTLRELAAYLVDKGHAKSICPVTVGKALQRLQTLLVPVSDTDK; encoded by the coding sequence ATGGGCCGCCAAAAACAGTTTTTCCGGTTGTCGGCCGCTGAGCAGCAAGAGTTGCAGCACTACTTGCAACAAGAGCAGCTTGTGCGCCGACAAGTTAACAGGGCACAAACCCTGCTCGATTGGCACGCCGGGTACTCGGCCGCCGAAACAGCGCAGCGCCTAGCCATGACCGAAGGCCGGGTGTATGCCTTACGACGAGCGTATCAGCGCCAGGGTCTCACCTCGTTCCTGAATACACATCCGCAGGGTGGTGCCCCCACCAAACTAACGCCCACCGTAGAAGCAGCCTTGCTGGCGTTGCTTTCGCGTCGCACTTCCGATCCGGCCCGGCACTGGACCCTGCGCGAGTTGGCTGCTTACTTGGTGGACAAGGGCCACGCCAAATCAATTTGCCCAGTTACCGTCGGCAAGGCGTTGCAACGGCTCCAAACACTGCTTGTTCCCGTCTCTGATACCGACAAATAA
- a CDS encoding ABC1 kinase family protein: MFKNTISNLTRIRQVAEVLIRYGFEDAVTSTPLRRLVSKSRRVSWQEGEQAVFETTRWQRIRMIIEELGPTFIKLAQAMSNRADLLPQPLIDEFEKLQSNVPPFDVQTAKGIIERELGCPLDEMFSEFDDVPLGSASIGQVHRARLLTGEEVVVKVQRPGVQEKVRSDLALLHELVRLTGNFLRKQGLSNPQDVVDAFERSMTKELDYTSEARSMEQFRSLYANYETFYIPKPYRDISTTRILVIEFVSGCKITDKAQLLEWDLSPEKVAETGMDIYLTQIFEFGMFHADPHPGNVLVRPDGTLVLIDFGMVGKMSKQQKYAFAGVFIGMARQDPRGMALSFRRLAITSDIQDMRAFEASLGELIEDFASLDVKDMSMSDLAEALQGVIYTYKLQVPGAVFLILRALVILEGIGKVLHPRFNTFEFVRPYGARIVAEQYSAENILSEAEYTGTQLLALIQTLPADIRQIVRKISRGDLRVRVELSGYMLLLHKADQLVSRSILAAVSVAMILFAGLSLLGHYPSGQMPYYRGLPVVTWYSLGVAAFLLLILFILGTKKERRE; the protein is encoded by the coding sequence ATGTTTAAAAACACGATTTCCAACCTGACCCGCATCCGGCAGGTAGCGGAGGTGCTGATTCGGTATGGCTTCGAAGATGCCGTAACCAGTACCCCCTTGCGGCGGCTAGTGTCTAAAAGCCGGCGTGTTTCGTGGCAGGAGGGCGAGCAAGCCGTGTTTGAAACCACCCGTTGGCAGCGGATCCGGATGATCATCGAGGAACTGGGCCCAACCTTCATCAAACTGGCCCAGGCCATGAGTAACCGTGCCGACCTGTTGCCCCAACCCCTCATCGACGAGTTCGAAAAGCTGCAAAGCAACGTGCCGCCCTTTGATGTGCAAACAGCCAAAGGTATCATCGAGCGGGAACTTGGCTGCCCCCTCGACGAAATGTTTTCTGAGTTTGATGACGTGCCGCTTGGTTCGGCTAGCATTGGGCAGGTGCACCGGGCGCGGCTGCTCACGGGCGAGGAAGTGGTAGTGAAAGTGCAACGCCCCGGCGTGCAGGAAAAAGTACGCTCCGACCTAGCCTTGCTGCACGAATTGGTGCGCCTGACGGGCAACTTTCTACGCAAGCAAGGCCTCAGCAACCCCCAAGATGTAGTAGATGCCTTTGAGCGGAGCATGACCAAGGAGCTGGACTACACCTCCGAGGCGCGGAGCATGGAGCAGTTTCGCTCGCTGTATGCCAACTACGAGACCTTCTATATTCCTAAGCCTTACCGGGATATTAGTACCACCCGCATCTTGGTGATTGAGTTTGTGAGCGGCTGCAAAATCACGGACAAGGCGCAGCTCTTGGAGTGGGACCTCAGCCCCGAAAAGGTGGCCGAAACCGGCATGGACATCTACCTGACTCAGATATTCGAGTTCGGGATGTTCCATGCCGACCCGCACCCCGGCAACGTGCTAGTTCGCCCCGATGGAACGTTGGTGCTCATCGACTTCGGGATGGTGGGCAAAATGAGCAAACAGCAGAAATACGCCTTTGCGGGCGTATTCATTGGCATGGCCCGGCAAGACCCACGCGGTATGGCCTTGAGTTTCCGTCGCTTGGCCATCACCTCCGATATTCAGGACATGCGGGCTTTCGAGGCCTCGTTGGGGGAGCTGATAGAGGATTTCGCCAGCCTCGACGTCAAAGACATGAGCATGTCGGACTTGGCGGAGGCGCTCCAAGGGGTCATTTATACCTATAAGCTGCAGGTGCCCGGCGCGGTGTTCCTTATCCTAAGAGCCCTTGTGATTCTGGAAGGAATTGGAAAGGTGCTCCACCCGCGCTTCAACACGTTCGAATTTGTGCGGCCCTATGGCGCGCGCATTGTAGCCGAGCAGTATTCAGCTGAGAATATCCTCAGCGAAGCCGAGTATACCGGCACCCAATTGCTGGCGCTCATCCAGACTCTGCCAGCTGATATCCGGCAGATTGTGCGCAAAATTTCCCGCGGCGACCTGCGAGTACGGGTGGAGCTGAGCGGTTACATGTTGCTGTTGCACAAGGCCGATCAACTGGTAAGCCGCAGCATTTTAGCCGCAGTTTCCGTAGCCATGATTCTGTTTGCGGGGTTGAGCTTGCTCGGGCATTATCCGTCTGGTCAGATGCCCTACTACCGCGGCCTCCCCGTCGTGACGTGGTATAGCCTGGGCGTCGCTGCCTTTTTGCTGCTGATTCTTTTTATCCTGGGTACCAAAAAAGAGCGTCGTGAATAA
- a CDS encoding phasin family protein yields MEDLFKKFVNAGVGFVSLTTDRVQKTIDALVKESKLSEQEGAKIMDELKQNGETKRKELEKQVQSIASRVMKTVGVAPNAEVEELKRTVKGGSKAATPAPKAAAPKASKPTVNSPVGVTNVSSSAGRTAAAKKTVTTPATSAAGKVKAASTDSKETKANKTAAKKAISPNDNTSSTGSTLS; encoded by the coding sequence ATGGAAGATTTGTTTAAGAAGTTTGTCAACGCAGGCGTTGGCTTCGTTTCTCTTACCACCGACCGGGTGCAAAAAACCATTGACGCGTTGGTGAAAGAAAGCAAGTTGTCGGAGCAGGAAGGTGCCAAAATCATGGATGAGCTGAAGCAAAACGGCGAAACCAAGCGCAAGGAGTTGGAAAAGCAGGTGCAAAGCATTGCTTCGCGCGTGATGAAGACAGTGGGCGTAGCTCCCAACGCGGAAGTGGAAGAACTGAAGCGTACGGTGAAAGGCGGTAGCAAAGCGGCAACGCCTGCTCCGAAAGCAGCGGCACCAAAGGCCAGCAAGCCCACCGTTAATTCTCCGGTTGGAGTCACCAACGTAAGCAGTTCCGCTGGCAGAACTGCCGCGGCCAAAAAAACCGTAACCACTCCTGCTACCAGCGCCGCGGGCAAAGTGAAAGCCGCCAGCACGGATAGCAAGGAAACCAAAGCCAATAAAACAGCGGCCAAGAAAGCCATTTCGCCCAACGACAACACCTCTAGCACAGGCAGCACCTTGTCGTAG
- a CDS encoding alpha/beta hydrolase — protein sequence MPSSQHLLLKQFLTAATGPLARSRPRLPAIRLAAEAAALFQFVPWNVFLQDADVEGMAAEWLRPVGARPERVLLYLHGGGYVIGSLNTHRALVGALAASCQLNTLAINYRKAPEYPFPAALEDARLAYDWLLNQGYEASNIMVAGDSAGGGLGLALLQHLRDARQPLPAAAIGLSPWIDLALPTTLRRQACQEETRMLEALEMQTWGSLYAADTPQTHPLVSPTKGKLHGLPPLLIQISNAEVLHDDVVRFCRKASLSGVPVTLQVFEGLVHWWHLFWRFVPEARQALQQVGEFTHSVWAEQQAQSQVNSAA from the coding sequence ATGCCGTCTTCCCAGCATTTGCTGCTCAAGCAGTTCTTGACGGCCGCCACTGGCCCGTTAGCCCGTAGTCGGCCGCGACTCCCTGCCATTCGGCTGGCCGCAGAGGCCGCCGCGCTTTTCCAGTTCGTGCCCTGGAACGTGTTTTTGCAAGATGCTGATGTAGAGGGCATGGCGGCCGAATGGCTGCGGCCTGTGGGCGCTCGGCCCGAGCGAGTGTTGCTGTATCTGCACGGTGGCGGGTATGTAATAGGCTCTCTGAACACGCACCGGGCATTGGTAGGAGCGTTGGCTGCGAGTTGCCAGCTGAATACGTTGGCTATCAACTACCGCAAAGCGCCTGAATATCCCTTTCCAGCGGCTCTCGAAGACGCCCGACTTGCGTACGACTGGCTGTTGAACCAAGGGTACGAGGCCTCCAATATTATGGTCGCCGGCGACTCAGCGGGTGGCGGCTTGGGCTTGGCACTGTTGCAGCACCTGCGCGACGCTAGGCAGCCGCTGCCAGCCGCGGCCATCGGCCTTTCCCCCTGGATTGATTTGGCGCTGCCAACTACCCTGCGGCGGCAGGCATGCCAAGAGGAAACCCGGATGTTGGAGGCACTGGAGATGCAAACCTGGGGCAGCCTCTACGCCGCCGATACCCCCCAAACTCACCCGTTGGTTTCGCCCACCAAAGGCAAATTACATGGCTTGCCACCACTGTTGATCCAGATTTCCAACGCCGAGGTGCTACATGATGACGTTGTGCGCTTCTGCCGCAAAGCTAGCCTTAGCGGTGTGCCTGTTACACTCCAAGTGTTTGAAGGGCTAGTACACTGGTGGCATCTGTTCTGGCGGTTCGTGCCCGAAGCGCGGCAAGCACTCCAGCAGGTCGGGGAATTTACGCACAGCGTATGGGCCGAGCAGCAAGCCCAAAGCCAGGTGAATTCTGCGGCCTGA
- a CDS encoding lysophospholipid acyltransferase family protein, which translates to MPTPPVLPSPPPSIQANQHIYSDYFREDFVETLDRNVLQLLDRVWFRSRLVGFEDFPERNNPERPLIFASNHSGMAFPWDAIVALAHMWRILPGQIGLPRPLSAPLLSQSTLMNPFQVKDFWKKCGCVDATTLNFDTMMYYQDMNLMLYPEGVPGIGKGFNKKYKLQRLASSMVRHSIAHRTDVVPFYTVNGEYLNPYAYSWEWLNTLSKKIGIPFIPLGPIVLLVLLQPWSFYMAYPAQLTFVLGSRIRPYEMIDKDPADLTREDYTALSEKVRVLMQAELEAAVAKHGQQPYRWRELWQRMKQNWRYFPFFLPIAWPALFREFERLYVHKGHRDFDMQLDKPGAWLRMVWRNPFTITFFIPILGWIPIAIRGYKGHNIGKKP; encoded by the coding sequence ATGCCCACGCCCCCCGTGCTGCCGTCGCCGCCGCCTTCCATCCAGGCCAACCAGCATATCTACTCCGACTACTTTCGGGAAGATTTCGTTGAGACACTTGACCGCAACGTCTTACAGCTGCTCGATAGGGTATGGTTTCGCTCGCGCCTAGTGGGTTTCGAGGATTTTCCGGAGCGCAACAACCCCGAGCGCCCGCTCATCTTTGCCTCCAATCATTCCGGTATGGCGTTCCCCTGGGATGCCATTGTGGCCCTGGCGCACATGTGGCGTATCCTGCCGGGCCAGATTGGCTTGCCCCGGCCATTGTCGGCGCCGTTGCTCTCGCAATCCACGCTCATGAATCCGTTCCAGGTCAAGGATTTCTGGAAGAAATGCGGCTGTGTGGATGCTACCACGCTCAACTTTGATACAATGATGTACTATCAGGACATGAACCTGATGTTGTATCCGGAGGGCGTGCCTGGCATCGGCAAAGGGTTCAACAAGAAGTACAAACTTCAGCGGCTGGCCAGTAGCATGGTGCGCCATAGCATTGCCCACCGTACGGACGTGGTGCCGTTCTACACCGTCAACGGCGAATACCTCAATCCGTACGCCTACAGCTGGGAGTGGCTGAATACGCTTAGCAAAAAAATCGGTATTCCGTTCATTCCTCTCGGGCCGATAGTGCTGTTGGTGCTGCTCCAGCCGTGGTCGTTCTATATGGCCTATCCAGCCCAACTCACGTTCGTGTTGGGCTCGCGCATCCGGCCCTACGAAATGATTGACAAAGACCCGGCTGACCTCACCCGCGAAGATTACACCGCGCTTTCCGAGAAAGTGCGTGTGTTGATGCAAGCCGAGTTGGAAGCCGCCGTTGCCAAGCATGGCCAGCAGCCTTACCGGTGGCGTGAGCTGTGGCAGCGCATGAAGCAGAACTGGCGCTATTTCCCATTTTTCCTGCCGATTGCCTGGCCCGCACTATTCCGAGAATTCGAGCGGCTCTACGTGCACAAAGGCCACCGCGACTTCGACATGCAGCTCGACAAACCGGGCGCATGGCTGCGTATGGTGTGGCGCAACCCGTTCACCATCACTTTTTTTATTCCTATTCTGGGCTGGATTCCTATTGCCATCCGAGGGTACAAAGGACACAATATTGGAAAGAAGCCGTAG
- a CDS encoding aspartyl protease family protein encodes MLAHWFFTLVVLARHWWPGRLWCKLALLLLLPIAAPAQRVGEAPAFRFAKAGQQKVRVPFEFQRNLILVQAHLNGQGPYNFLLDSGVGISLITDPSLIEILKLRRGVNYNVMGAGQEKPLEAFYSDSVHVDMRGVVAPHLPFLVLSSDVLNLSGYVGIPVHGILGYDVFNSFVVQVEPTNAQLWFHAPNSYKSPKGRRWARLPLDLEGRKSYVYAPISLSDSLTLPLKLVLDTGAGHALSLETSSDPRMRVPAQRMRAQLGRGLSGAINGYLGRVQSMQLGQYRLKAPLTSFPDAENGALRAEVPRNGNIGFELLKRFEVIIDYTHNSLWLRPNSLYRDPFEHDMCGLELLASGPNYRRYFVLRIEPNSPAAAADLMPDDELLSINLIPVKGMSLTQISRIFHSGDGKTLFLLLQRKDELISAFIRLKRQI; translated from the coding sequence ATGCTTGCCCATTGGTTTTTTACGCTCGTTGTTTTGGCGCGCCATTGGTGGCCGGGCCGGCTGTGGTGTAAACTAGCCTTGTTGCTTTTGCTGCCGATTGCCGCACCCGCACAACGCGTCGGCGAAGCGCCGGCCTTTAGATTTGCGAAGGCCGGGCAGCAGAAGGTGCGTGTGCCGTTCGAATTTCAGCGCAACCTTATTCTCGTGCAGGCCCACCTCAACGGGCAAGGGCCCTACAATTTTCTGCTTGATTCCGGGGTGGGTATTTCGCTTATCACCGACCCGTCACTGATTGAGATTCTAAAACTGCGCCGGGGTGTCAACTACAACGTGATGGGCGCCGGGCAGGAAAAGCCCCTGGAAGCTTTCTATTCCGACAGTGTACACGTGGATATGCGGGGCGTGGTGGCACCTCATCTGCCCTTTCTAGTGCTTTCTTCTGATGTGCTCAACCTGTCGGGCTACGTGGGCATACCCGTGCACGGCATCCTGGGCTACGACGTGTTCAACAGCTTTGTGGTGCAGGTAGAGCCTACCAACGCGCAGCTCTGGTTTCATGCCCCCAACTCCTATAAGTCGCCGAAAGGCCGGCGGTGGGCCCGCCTCCCCCTCGACCTGGAGGGGCGTAAGTCCTACGTATACGCCCCCATCAGCCTCAGCGACTCACTTACGCTGCCGCTCAAGCTGGTGCTCGACACCGGAGCCGGCCATGCCTTGTCCTTGGAAACATCCTCTGACCCGCGTATGCGGGTGCCTGCGCAACGGATGCGGGCCCAACTGGGGCGTGGGCTTAGCGGTGCCATCAACGGGTATCTGGGCCGGGTGCAAAGCATGCAGCTAGGGCAGTATCGGCTCAAGGCCCCGCTTACGTCTTTCCCCGATGCCGAGAATGGGGCGCTGCGTGCCGAAGTGCCCCGCAACGGCAACATCGGGTTTGAATTGCTGAAACGGTTTGAGGTGATAATTGATTACACGCACAATTCGTTGTGGCTCCGGCCCAACTCCCTCTACCGCGACCCATTCGAGCACGATATGTGTGGCTTGGAACTGCTGGCTTCCGGCCCCAATTATCGTCGCTATTTCGTGCTGCGGATCGAGCCCAATTCGCCGGCTGCCGCAGCGGATCTGATGCCGGACGACGAGCTGCTTTCCATCAATTTGATTCCGGTCAAAGGCATGAGCCTCACGCAAATCAGCCGAATTTTCCATTCCGGTGATGGCAAAACGCTGTTCTTGCTTTTACAACGCAAAGACGAGCTTATCTCGGCGTTTATCCGCCTGAAACGTCAGATTTAG
- a CDS encoding o-succinylbenzoate synthase: MLQLRYSQRVLRFNFPARTSRGALTEHVAWYLHLTDSQQPHLVGLGEAAPLAGLSPDYRPDFEAHLAALCTAFNRAQFKADVGVEDVLALIGPEWPALRFGLETALLDLHHGAQRQLFDNPFSRGEAGVPINGLVWMGDASFMREQIRKKLEEGYSCLKLKIGSLDFATELQLLAEIRAEAGPAELTLRVDANGAFSSTEALSKLEQLARFQLHSIEQPLAAGQWAAMAEVCRHSPVPVALDEELIGVTDPGLQEALLEEIAPAYIILKPTLVGGMAAAATWWQLAEDWGISWWLTSALESNTALNAISQLAGEYALPNFPQGLGTGQLYHNNLAAPLRIEAGQLHYDPRGSWELPMLEQYV, from the coding sequence ATGCTTCAGCTTCGCTATTCACAGCGCGTTCTGCGCTTCAATTTTCCCGCCCGTACTTCCCGCGGGGCCCTTACCGAGCATGTAGCCTGGTATCTGCACCTTACGGATAGCCAGCAGCCCCATCTTGTCGGGTTGGGAGAGGCCGCGCCGCTGGCTGGTCTCAGCCCCGACTACCGCCCCGATTTCGAGGCCCATCTAGCTGCGCTGTGTACGGCGTTCAACCGCGCCCAATTCAAGGCGGACGTTGGTGTAGAGGATGTGCTGGCGCTTATCGGGCCGGAGTGGCCAGCCTTGCGCTTCGGACTCGAAACCGCACTGCTCGACCTACACCACGGGGCCCAACGCCAGCTTTTCGACAACCCTTTCAGCCGCGGCGAGGCGGGAGTGCCCATCAACGGGCTGGTATGGATGGGCGACGCTTCCTTCATGCGGGAGCAGATTCGGAAGAAGCTGGAAGAGGGCTATTCGTGCCTGAAATTGAAAATAGGAAGCCTAGACTTTGCCACTGAACTGCAATTACTGGCCGAAATCAGGGCCGAAGCTGGTCCTGCTGAACTCACCTTGCGCGTAGATGCCAATGGTGCCTTTTCCTCCACTGAGGCGTTGTCCAAGCTAGAGCAACTGGCGCGTTTTCAACTGCATTCCATCGAGCAGCCATTGGCAGCCGGCCAGTGGGCGGCCATGGCCGAAGTGTGCCGCCATTCGCCGGTACCCGTTGCCCTCGATGAGGAGTTGATTGGCGTTACTGACCCTGGCCTGCAAGAAGCGTTGCTGGAGGAAATAGCGCCTGCTTATATCATTTTGAAGCCCACGCTGGTAGGGGGCATGGCTGCTGCAGCCACCTGGTGGCAACTGGCCGAAGACTGGGGCATCAGCTGGTGGCTGACTTCGGCGCTGGAATCCAATACTGCCTTGAACGCCATCAGCCAGCTAGCCGGCGAGTATGCTCTCCCCAATTTTCCGCAAGGCTTGGGCACCGGACAACTGTATCACAACAACCTGGCTGCCCCACTCCGCATCGAGGCCGGGCAGCTCCACTACGACCCGCGCGGCTCCTGGGAACTGCCAATGCTCGAGCAGTACGTATAA
- a CDS encoding KGG domain-containing protein, giving the protein MQNNLPSTPVSRPAAKAKAATTDSKAKRPRGFAAMDPEQQRRIASEGGRASHESGRGHRFTAEEARAAGRKGGQATRKPSAKA; this is encoded by the coding sequence ATGCAGAACAATCTCCCATCTACGCCAGTATCCCGCCCTGCTGCTAAGGCCAAGGCGGCTACCACCGACTCCAAAGCGAAGCGTCCTCGTGGCTTTGCTGCCATGGACCCAGAGCAGCAGCGCCGCATCGCCAGCGAAGGTGGTCGGGCTTCGCACGAAAGTGGCCGTGGCCACCGCTTCACCGCCGAAGAGGCCCGCGCAGCCGGCCGCAAAGGTGGCCAAGCAACCCGCAAACCTTCGGCAAAAGCATAG
- the egtB gene encoding ergothioneine biosynthesis protein EgtB — MSLSSLSVALPVVAEPSSLALRFQEVRNRTATLCAPLLPEDTVVQPMLDVSPPKWHLAHVTWFWETFLLKEYLPGYSVYHPDYAFLFNSYYNSLGSRVNRADRGTISRPALADVYAYRAHIDEHMPQLLALADTLPPAFHEVFELGLQHEQQHQELLATDIKYILSTSPLAPAYQPAPAAPARTPAPPAAWLPVPGGISRIGYEGTGFCFDNELNPHEVLTTDFEIQNRLVTNSEYQEFIAAGGYQDFRYWLGEGWELVQSMGWEAPLYWVEKQGQWHRFTHHGLQSVHPAAPVTHISFYEAQAYATWAGARLLTEQEWEVAARHFQATSTAGTFLESNLLDPQPLPPDADPTHCHQLLGDAWEWTYSAYHPYPGYNRAPGALGEYNGKFMVNQLVLRGGSCATPASHIRLTYRNFFHADKRWQFTGIRLAR, encoded by the coding sequence ATGTCCTTGTCTTCTCTCTCCGTTGCTTTGCCCGTTGTGGCCGAGCCATCCTCCCTGGCACTTCGTTTTCAAGAAGTGCGCAACCGCACCGCCACTTTGTGTGCCCCCCTACTCCCTGAGGACACTGTGGTGCAGCCCATGCTCGATGTGAGCCCGCCGAAATGGCATCTGGCCCACGTCACTTGGTTTTGGGAAACATTTCTGCTGAAGGAATACTTACCCGGCTACAGCGTGTATCACCCCGACTACGCGTTTCTGTTCAATTCGTACTATAATTCGCTGGGTTCCCGCGTAAACCGCGCCGACCGAGGCACCATTTCGCGCCCCGCACTAGCCGACGTGTACGCCTATCGGGCCCACATCGACGAGCACATGCCGCAGCTCTTGGCCCTGGCTGACACGCTGCCACCCGCCTTTCACGAGGTATTCGAGCTGGGCTTACAACACGAGCAGCAGCACCAAGAGCTACTCGCCACCGACATAAAGTACATCTTGAGTACCAGCCCGTTGGCGCCTGCCTATCAACCTGCTCCGGCCGCGCCCGCTCGTACGCCCGCGCCTCCTGCGGCTTGGCTGCCCGTGCCCGGTGGCATTTCGCGCATTGGGTACGAAGGCACTGGCTTTTGCTTCGACAACGAACTGAACCCACACGAGGTACTAACCACCGATTTCGAAATTCAAAACCGGCTGGTTACTAACAGCGAGTATCAGGAATTTATAGCGGCCGGTGGCTACCAAGATTTCCGCTACTGGTTGGGTGAAGGCTGGGAGTTGGTTCAAAGTATGGGCTGGGAAGCGCCGCTGTACTGGGTTGAAAAACAAGGACAGTGGCACCGCTTTACGCATCACGGCTTGCAATCCGTACATCCTGCGGCACCTGTCACGCACATCAGCTTTTATGAGGCGCAAGCCTACGCTACGTGGGCCGGTGCACGGCTACTGACAGAGCAGGAATGGGAAGTGGCAGCTCGGCATTTTCAAGCTACTTCAACTGCCGGCACCTTCCTGGAAAGCAACCTTCTAGACCCCCAGCCCCTTCCGCCCGACGCTGACCCAACCCACTGCCACCAGTTGCTCGGCGATGCCTGGGAATGGACGTATTCAGCATATCACCCCTACCCTGGCTACAACCGGGCACCGGGCGCGCTAGGCGAGTACAACGGCAAGTTTATGGTCAACCAGTTGGTGCTGCGTGGTGGCTCGTGCGCTACGCCCGCCAGCCATATCCGGCTTACGTACCGCAACTTTTTCCACGCTGACAAGCGCTGGCAGTTCACGGGTATCCGGCTGGCTCGCTAA
- the egtD gene encoding L-histidine N(alpha)-methyltransferase, which produces MSLSSASSLSAPLDVAAEQQAETENQELETLKKHVADGLRRPQKTLSSMYFYDDEGSRLFQQIMALPEYYPTRTEFQLLTQHQAALSAALRPTNTQEPFFLLELGAGDGLKTKILLRYLLETNADFTYVPVDISGAALDGLSASLRDELPALRVEPIVADYSAALRLMAARTGRKVVLFLGSNIGNFLPSDRLAFLRTLAEPLSPNDRLLIGFDLQKDPRIIRAAYDDAQGVTAAFNLNLLARFNRELRADFDLAHWQHYTDYDPLAGTVRSFLVSTRAQVVHIAALNQVFHFAAWETIHTENSYKFTAPQIRAIAAEAGLTVTELFTDEQEYFADVVLRPA; this is translated from the coding sequence ATGTCCTTGTCTTCCGCTTCCTCTCTCTCCGCCCCTCTTGATGTTGCTGCTGAGCAACAAGCAGAAACTGAAAACCAGGAACTGGAAACGCTTAAGAAGCACGTGGCCGATGGCCTGCGCCGTCCGCAGAAAACGTTGTCGTCGATGTATTTCTACGACGACGAGGGTAGCCGGCTGTTTCAGCAGATTATGGCCTTGCCCGAGTACTACCCCACTCGTACCGAGTTTCAGCTCCTGACCCAACACCAAGCCGCGCTGTCCGCGGCCCTGCGCCCCACCAATACCCAGGAACCGTTTTTTCTGCTTGAGCTAGGCGCCGGTGACGGATTGAAAACCAAGATCCTGCTGCGGTACCTTCTGGAAACCAACGCCGACTTCACGTACGTGCCCGTTGATATTTCCGGCGCAGCTCTAGATGGCTTATCGGCAAGCTTGCGCGACGAGTTGCCCGCGTTGCGCGTGGAGCCGATTGTGGCGGACTACTCGGCCGCTCTGCGCCTGATGGCGGCTCGGACGGGCCGCAAAGTGGTGCTGTTTTTGGGCTCGAACATCGGCAACTTCTTACCTAGCGACCGACTGGCGTTTTTGCGTACGCTGGCGGAGCCGCTGAGCCCCAACGACCGGTTGCTGATTGGCTTCGACCTCCAAAAAGACCCGCGCATCATCCGGGCCGCTTACGACGATGCGCAGGGCGTAACAGCGGCCTTCAACCTGAACCTGCTGGCGCGGTTCAACCGAGAGCTACGCGCAGATTTCGACTTGGCCCATTGGCAGCACTACACGGACTATGACCCGTTGGCTGGCACTGTCCGCTCGTTCTTGGTGAGTACCCGTGCCCAGGTGGTACACATAGCGGCCCTCAACCAAGTGTTCCACTTCGCTGCATGGGAAACCATTCATACCGAGAATTCCTACAAGTTCACGGCTCCTCAGATAAGAGCAATAGCGGCCGAAGCCGGGCTCACCGTCACGGAGCTTTTCACTGACGAGCAAGAGTATTTTGCCGATGTAGTGCTGCGTCCTGCCTGA